The Halogeometricum borinquense DSM 11551 region CGTCCGAACACGGACTCACCGTCGAAGAACACGTCACGGCTGGCGAACCGGCACGGGCCATCAGAAAGTTCGTGGAAGACAACGACATCGACCTCATTGTGATGGGGTCGCACGGTCGTTCCGGACTCTCTCGGGTCATCCTCGGGAGTGTAACCGAGAAGGTTCTCCGGCGAACTCGGCTTCCCGTGCTCGTCGTCGATGCCCACGAGAAAGACGCGTAATTCATCAAGATGCAAGGCGGATACCCCGAGGCAGTTGACGCATGCCACGTCCCACACGAGAACGTGCGTCAACCTCACACGAGAATGAATCAATCTCACACACCGCCGAACGGGAGTGACTGGCCATGAGCCTCGCCGAGACGATTCGCAACCACGTACGCGAACATCGTTCGGGGATGCTGACTGACCTGTTGTTCGCGCTCGTGTGGGTGACGGGCGTGTCGGTCCTGTTCGACGTACTGAACGGGCCGCAGTGGGCCTACTACCTCTGTCTGGGTGCGGGCGTCGTCGCGTACTACGGCTTTTTCGCCTCGTTGGAGGCCGCACGCGAGCGCGAGTGATGCGTTAGAAATAACCCAAATTCAATAACGCCGAAGAAGGCTATGACACCGGCATAACATCTCAAAACAATACAAACACTGCGTTAAAACGTCCAAATATGTAGAGTCCCACCGTGACTAATGCGATTATGTACAATCCAGATACAATCGCTCATGAGGGGGAGATATTAGGTCACTGACTATATCGGTTGTTATGAATATGGGGCTTCTATTCATCCTGATTCCGGAACTGTTCGTTTAGTACCGGATGGCTCTATTGCAATCCTCAATTGGTGATCGGTTGTCGAGACCGTGCTGAATACAGAGCGCATAGTCCGCATTCGGTTGTTGTATTTCTACAGACGTACCGTTGTATCTGGAGTAGTCTGTAGGTTGTGAGGGACCTGTTTTTCGGTTCCTACGGCAACTCCATCTCGTGTGATGTCGTATTCGTGGGTAATGCCCAGCATTCAAACGGACGATATTGAGACCTACTACAAGGTGTGTGGAACTGGCCCACCGATCATCTTCATACCCGGCGCATTGTCCGATCATTCAGCAGCAACACAACAGTTGCAAGCGTTCAGCGACACCCACACCGCCATTGCATACGATCTCCGAGGCCACGGCAACACCCCGAACCCTCACCACACACCGTACTCAATCGACCAGCTGGCAGAAGACCTTCACGCATTCATCACCGAAATGGGCCTTGACCGTCCGATTCTCTGTGGAGTCTCGATGGGTGGGATGATCGCCCAAGTCTACGCGAGTCGCTATCCGGATCAGCTCAGCGCCCTTGTCCTCGCGGACACGTTCTCCCCGACATTTCTGAGCCGGCGCGACCGCATCGAGCGATTGACACTGATGAATGCCATGGCGGGGCTCATTCGCCTCGTGGGGTACAATCGTGCGAAGGGTTTCATACTGTGGTTCGGACGCAAACTGGAGCGGAATCAGACTCCGGCTCTCCGGGCGGATGCCTTCCCGGATATGGATACCGTAGACGCCGTGAATGCTGTCAAGGCAGTTGCTGGCTTCCATACCACCGACGTCAATCTCTCCTCAATCACCGTCCCGACACTCATTCTTTATGGAGAACACGAAACCTCGATTATCAGACGCCACGTGCCGACACTGTCCGCGCAAATCCCTGACTCAATCGTTCAAGAAGTCCTTGACGCAGGTCATGCTTCTCCTTGGGACAACCCGGAGTTCTTCAACAGTACAGTTCGGACGTTCCTCACGGACCAGACTCCAATTGAGACAGAGTAGAGCCGCGCTTGTCTTGTTGCATGCACGCTCTGTCTGTTGCACGCCGATCCTGTCAATCACTGAGGATTCAAATAGAGACTACAGGACATTTCGCAACCGGGACTAGTTTCAAAAAGAAGGTCTGTATCGTAAACGCTCGGCTCGTCGCTCTACCGGACGGCTATTTCACTCGTCTTCGATATGTATCCCTTTTTCACTGTGCTCACACCGATTCAGCAGATTAACGTCCGTTGCCAGTTCTCTGGGATACATTTATTGTACTGTAAAACTATTGATACTAGTGATCCGCCAATGACAGAAGATAGTCGAGAGACTGACGTCAGTGCATTGTTACTACGACTCGGACTTGGTGTTGTCTTCGCGGTGCACGGATTCGGAAAGTTGGACATCGGGCCCTTGGCGAACGGGGCCGGCGTCTCGGGCGTCACCGGCTTTTTTACACAACTCGGCATCCCGCTTCCCGGAATCATGGCGTGGATTGTCACGCTCGTTGAGGTAGTCGGTGGCTTGCTGCTCCTGCTCGGAGTGTTTACCAGGGTCGCGTCCCTCCTCCTTACAGTTGATATGGCCGTTGCGACTGTGTTGGTCCATCTTCCCAATGGATTTGGAGTCGGCGACGGTGGCATCGAGTTTACGCTCGTGCTGTTCTTTGGCGTGCTCGCACTCGTCTTCCTCGGCCCGGGACGATACTCGTTGGAAGTGGTCGTCCTCGGCCGGGAGCTGGTTCCGAGCTTGGGTGAAGAAACGTTAGGTCGCAGCGTCTAAGGACCTCTCACCAACACTTCTTGTCAGCTTCACCGATAGCGGTCCGCACCTACTGCATTTCTTCGTATCGACCTATCGTCACAGTACCCCGCCGAGCAGGATGAGCAGTCCCTAAGCTGCGATGCCGGTCGCGGCCGCATCGGTCAACTTTGTTTTCGTCTCAACGGTCGATGAGTCGATACGATTCACGATGGCACGGTCTAAAATGAAATAAAATTGAAGTATTTTCGCTGACAACACTCCCTTGTCGTTGCGATTCGATATGAACGCCCTCCAAACTAACACATCAGTAGTGTATACCGGAACAGATAACGGTACGCTGTACGCTGTCGATAGTCGTTCGGGAACCTCCAGATGGTCGTTTACAGCGCCATCCGGAGCGATCCACTCCGCTCCAACAGTAATGGATGGTACGGTCTACGTCGGTGCAGGCGACGGAACGCTGTACGCTGTCGAAGCGACAGCCGGAACGCGTGCGTGGACGTTCTCCAAGCCAAGCGAACCAATCGTCTCGTCGCCGACCGTGTCGGGAAGTGCTGTGTATTTCGGTGCGGATGACGGCGTGCTGTATGCAGTTGATACAGAGAGCGGCGACCGAATCTGGACGTTCGACGAACCAACAGGCAAGGTGTCTTCGTCACCGACCGTTTCTGACGGAACTGTCTTTGTCGGCGCAGACGATAAAACGCTGTACGCAGTTGATGCAGACACTGGTGACCAAGTCTGGACGTTCGAAAAGCCCGTCGGTCCGGTCTCGTCGTCGCCAACCGTTTCGCAGGGCATCGTTTACGTCGGGGCTGATGACCGGCGACTATACGCGGTTGACGCTGAGAGCGGCGAGCAAGTCTGGGTATCCGATGACCCGACTGGACCCGTATACTCGTCGCCGGAGGTAACTGATGGGACTGTTTTCGTTGGCTCGTGGGAGCGTCTGTTAGCTATCGACGCCGACACGGGGAACACAACGTGGACGGCCGACGTTCCGAGAACTGGAATCGACTCCTCACCAACGGTCGTCGAAGGGGTCGTGTATGTGGGAGTTCTCGACGGCACGCTGCGAGCGCTTTCCGCCGAAGATGGAACAGAGCACTGGTCGTTCACTGATCCCGCTGGCTTGATCGCATCTTCGCCGACCGTCTTGGAAGGAGTTGTCTACGTCGGAGCTACCGACGGATCGCTATACGCGGTCGAGTCAGCTTCTGGCGAACAACGGTGGGAGTTCACTGACCCCGACGCGGGTCTTTTTTCGTCTCCGACAGTCGTCTCATCCCTCGAAGCTGCAACTAGTGCGGGAAGCCGGGTAGATTTCGCGTACCAATGAAACGACGCGAACTGTTAGCGGCGTCCGGGACAGTGCTGACTGTGAGTGTGACTGGCTGTGCTGCGCCTCGAAGCGGCCAAGATGTGAGTTCTGGGAATTCAGCTTCCGGTACTCCAAACCGTTGGTCGATGTTCTTGCACGATAGTACGCACCAACGGGCGTTCACCAGCGAACGCGCCGTCGTAGCGCAACCATCGATTCGGTGGTCCTCGGAGACTGACGGTGCGGTGTGGTCGAGTCCGGTCGTTGCAGATGGGATGTTATACGTCGGGTGTTACGACGGGAATCTGTATGCGATGTCGAGCGAGACGGGTAACCTGCAGTGGCGATACCAAACAGGGGACCGGATTGATGGAAGTCCCGCAGTCGCAAACGGGATGGTCTACTTCGGCTCCTTCGATAGGAATATCTACGCGCTCGACGCGAAAACCGGCGAGGAACGGTGGATATACGGAACGCGTGGAATCGTCCGGAGTAGTCCGACTGTGAAGAATGGCGTCGTGTATATTGGTGCGCACTGTCGGACAGAGGAGTGTAACGCATACTACGATGTGCAGTGGCCTGAAACGGGCTATCTCTATGCATTCGACGCCGAGACTGGTCGTCTGCTGTGGCAACACGAAACGAACGATGGCGTGATCAGTTCGCCTGCGGTCCTTGATGGGACCGTGTACGTCGGTAGCTCTGATGCAACGCTGTACGCTCTCGACGCCGCTACGGGCGACATACTGTGGCGTTTCGACGCGGATGGCCCGATAATGAGTAGTCCGGTCCTTGACGATGGCCGCGTCCTCTTCGGCACCGTCTCGGGAGTGCTCTATTCAGTCCGTGCTAAGTCTGGCGACCTCCAGTGGTCCTTTGACTTGAATCGAAGCCGCGGCGGCGGTGTTGAACTGTCGCCGGTCATCACGTGCTCGCCTGTCGTCAGTGACGAGACGGTGTACGTGGGATCGATGGTCCCCGGTGACGAGATCATTGGGAAACTGTACGCTGTTTCCTCGGCTAACGGAACTCCGCGCTGGGCCGAGTCGAGGTTCGCACAGGCAATCGGGAGTAGTCCGGTCGTTGTGAACGATGTCGTCTGCTTCGGAGCCCATATCTTTGGCCCGTCTGCGAACGTTGAATCCGGGCTCTATGCTGTCGATAGCGACGGCAGTATCCAGTGGAGTATTACCTATGATGGAACCGAACACAACGGATTCGGGAGTAGTCCGGCTGTCG contains the following coding sequences:
- a CDS encoding alpha/beta fold hydrolase, producing MPSIQTDDIETYYKVCGTGPPIIFIPGALSDHSAATQQLQAFSDTHTAIAYDLRGHGNTPNPHHTPYSIDQLAEDLHAFITEMGLDRPILCGVSMGGMIAQVYASRYPDQLSALVLADTFSPTFLSRRDRIERLTLMNAMAGLIRLVGYNRAKGFILWFGRKLERNQTPALRADAFPDMDTVDAVNAVKAVAGFHTTDVNLSSITVPTLILYGEHETSIIRRHVPTLSAQIPDSIVQEVLDAGHASPWDNPEFFNSTVRTFLTDQTPIETE
- a CDS encoding DoxX family protein, which encodes MTEDSRETDVSALLLRLGLGVVFAVHGFGKLDIGPLANGAGVSGVTGFFTQLGIPLPGIMAWIVTLVEVVGGLLLLLGVFTRVASLLLTVDMAVATVLVHLPNGFGVGDGGIEFTLVLFFGVLALVFLGPGRYSLEVVVLGRELVPSLGEETLGRSV
- a CDS encoding outer membrane protein assembly factor BamB family protein; this encodes MNALQTNTSVVYTGTDNGTLYAVDSRSGTSRWSFTAPSGAIHSAPTVMDGTVYVGAGDGTLYAVEATAGTRAWTFSKPSEPIVSSPTVSGSAVYFGADDGVLYAVDTESGDRIWTFDEPTGKVSSSPTVSDGTVFVGADDKTLYAVDADTGDQVWTFEKPVGPVSSSPTVSQGIVYVGADDRRLYAVDAESGEQVWVSDDPTGPVYSSPEVTDGTVFVGSWERLLAIDADTGNTTWTADVPRTGIDSSPTVVEGVVYVGVLDGTLRALSAEDGTEHWSFTDPAGLIASSPTVLEGVVYVGATDGSLYAVESASGEQRWEFTDPDAGLFSSPTVVSSLEAATSAGSRVDFAYQ
- a CDS encoding outer membrane protein assembly factor BamB family protein; this translates as MFLHDSTHQRAFTSERAVVAQPSIRWSSETDGAVWSSPVVADGMLYVGCYDGNLYAMSSETGNLQWRYQTGDRIDGSPAVANGMVYFGSFDRNIYALDAKTGEERWIYGTRGIVRSSPTVKNGVVYIGAHCRTEECNAYYDVQWPETGYLYAFDAETGRLLWQHETNDGVISSPAVLDGTVYVGSSDATLYALDAATGDILWRFDADGPIMSSPVLDDGRVLFGTVSGVLYSVRAKSGDLQWSFDLNRSRGGGVELSPVITCSPVVSDETVYVGSMVPGDEIIGKLYAVSSANGTPRWAESRFAQAIGSSPVVVNDVVCFGAHIFGPSANVESGLYAVDSDGSIQWSITYDGTEHNGFGSSPAVVGTTLYIGSTESHVLAFDLA